One genomic window of Desulfuromonas sp. AOP6 includes the following:
- the ruvC gene encoding crossover junction endodeoxyribonuclease RuvC, which produces MRILGIDPGSRVTGYGVIEKQGNRLIHIDNGAIYTDSKDSLALRLQTIHEGLVCIIGEHNPQAMAVEQIFLAKNALSALKLGHARGAALLAGTRHQLPVFEYTALQVKSAVVGYGRAAKPQVQHMVRVLMNLPEIAQEDASDALAVAICHAHSYQLTARLQQRPN; this is translated from the coding sequence ATGCGCATACTCGGAATCGATCCCGGTAGCCGGGTAACAGGCTACGGCGTCATTGAAAAGCAGGGAAACCGGCTGATACACATCGATAACGGCGCTATTTACACCGATAGCAAGGACAGCTTGGCTCTTCGGCTGCAAACCATCCATGAAGGCCTGGTTTGCATTATCGGGGAACACAATCCACAGGCCATGGCGGTTGAACAGATCTTCCTCGCCAAGAACGCTCTCTCCGCCCTCAAGCTTGGCCATGCTCGGGGAGCCGCCCTGCTGGCCGGAACACGACATCAGCTTCCCGTTTTTGAGTACACGGCGCTGCAGGTGAAAAGTGCCGTGGTCGGTTACGGCCGGGCCGCAAAGCCCCAGGTCCAGCACATGGTCCGTGTCCTCATGAATCTTCCGGAGATCGCCCAGGAAGACGCGTCTGACGCCCTCGCTGTCGCCATCTGCCATGCCCACAGCTATCAGTTGACTGCCAGACTACAGCAGAGGCCGAACTAA
- a CDS encoding YebC/PmpR family DNA-binding transcriptional regulator produces the protein MAGHSKWANIKHRKGAQDARRGKVFTKLIKEITVAAKIGGGDIEGNPRLRTAIDKAKGENMPKDTIERAIKKGTGDMDGVNYEEGTFEGYGPGGVAVIVEFMTDNRTRTVADVRHIFNKHNGSLGVSGSVSYLFDRKGLISFPTENDFDSIFEAALEAGAEDVKDEGDSYEVITDPSTFIEVREAIAEKGLKWQTAEITMIPQTMVQVEGKQAEQMLKMMDKLEDNDDVQNVYANFDISDEDYASLMG, from the coding sequence ATGGCAGGACACAGCAAATGGGCCAACATCAAACACCGCAAGGGCGCCCAGGACGCCAGGCGCGGCAAGGTCTTCACGAAACTTATCAAGGAAATCACAGTAGCCGCCAAAATCGGCGGTGGCGACATAGAAGGTAATCCCCGTCTTCGCACAGCCATCGACAAGGCCAAAGGCGAAAACATGCCAAAGGATACCATCGAACGGGCCATCAAAAAGGGAACGGGCGATATGGACGGCGTGAATTACGAAGAGGGAACTTTCGAAGGATACGGACCAGGCGGGGTCGCTGTCATCGTCGAGTTCATGACCGACAACCGCACCCGCACCGTGGCTGACGTGCGTCACATATTCAACAAACACAATGGCAGCTTAGGGGTAAGCGGCTCCGTGTCCTACCTCTTTGATCGCAAAGGGCTGATCTCCTTTCCAACAGAAAACGATTTCGACTCCATATTTGAAGCAGCCCTTGAAGCGGGAGCCGAGGACGTCAAGGACGAAGGTGATTCCTACGAAGTCATTACGGACCCATCCACCTTTATCGAGGTTCGGGAGGCTATAGCCGAGAAGGGCCTGAAATGGCAAACGGCCGAAATCACCATGATCCCCCAGACCATGGTTCAAGTTGAAGGCAAACAGGCCGAGCAGATGCTCAAGATGATGGACAAGCTTGAAGACAATGACGACGTGCAGAATGTCTACGCCAACTTCGACATTTCAGATGAGGATTACGCCAGCCTTATGGGGTAA